A window from Equus caballus isolate H_3958 breed thoroughbred chromosome 8, TB-T2T, whole genome shotgun sequence encodes these proteins:
- the UBE2L3 gene encoding ubiquitin-conjugating enzyme E2 L3 isoform X3 — MAASRRLMKDNPPYDKGAFRIEINFPAEYPFKPPKITFKTKIYHPNIDEKGQVCLPVISAENWKPATKTDQVIQSLIALVNDPQPEHPLRADLAEEYSKDRKKFCKNAEEFTKKYGEKRPVD, encoded by the exons GACAACCCTCCATATGACAAGGGGGCCTTCAGAATCGAAATCAACTTTCCAGCAGAGTACCCATTCAAACCACCGAAGATCACATTTAAAACAAAGATCTATCACCCGAACATTGATGAAAAGGGGCAGGTCTGTCTGCCGGTAATTAGTGCTGAAAACTGGAAGCCAGCAACCAAAACCGACCAAG TAATCCAGTCCCTCATAGCACTGGTGAACGACCCCCAGCCTGAGCACCCGCTTCGGGCTGACCTAGCTGAAGAATACTCTAAGGACCGTAAAAAATTCTGTAAGAACGCTGAAGAGTTTACAAAGAAATATGGGGAAAAGCGACCTGTGGACTAA
- the YDJC gene encoding carbohydrate deacetylase isoform X1 has protein sequence MARPRVRLVVTADDFGYCPRRDEGIVEAFLAGAVTSVSLLVNGAAAESAAELARRHHIPTGLHANLSEGRPVGPARHGTSSLLSPEGFFLGKMGFREAVAAGDVDMPQVREELEAQLSRFRELLGSDPTHVDGHQHVHVLPGVCQVFAEALQVCGVRFTRLPLERGVGGCTWLEAPARAFACAVERDARAAVGPFSRHGLRWTDAFVGLSTCGRHMSAHRVSGALARVLEGIPTGHTLTAELMAHPGYPSVPPTGGCGEGPDAFSCSWERLHELRVLTTPTLWARLAQDGVQLCALLDLDSKRPGEGVPGEATLETFLEPSPPSP, from the exons ATGGCCCGGCCGCGCGTGCGGCTGGTCGTCACCGCGGACGACTTTGGTTACTGCCCGCGGCGCGATGAGGGCATCGTAGAGGCCTTCCTGGCGGGGGCTGTGACCAGCGTGTCCCTGCTGGTCAACGGCGCGGCCGCGGAGAGCGCGGCGGAGCTGGCCCGCAG GCACCACATCCCCACGGGCCTCCACGCCAACCTGTCCGAGGGCCGCCCGGTGGGCCCAGCCCGCCACGGCACCTCGTCGCTGCTCAGCCCCGAAGGCTTCTTCCTCGGCAAGATGGGGTTCCGGGAGGCAGTGGCGGCCGGAGACGTGGACATGCCCCAG GTGCGGGAAGAGCTGGAGGCCCAGCTGAGCCGCTTCCGGGAATTACTGGGCAGTGACCCCACTCACGTGGACGGGCACCAGCACGTCCACGTGCTCCCAG GCGTGTGCCAGGTGTTCGCCGAGGCGCTGCAGGTCTGCGGGGTGCGCTTCACACGGCTGCCGCTGGAGCGCGGCGTCGGCGGCTGCACCTGGCTCGAGGCCCCTGCTCGCGCCTTCGCCTGCGCGGTGGAGCGCGACGCTCGGGCCGCCGTGGGCCCCTTCTCCCGCCACGGCCTAAG GTGGACTGATGCCTTCGTGGGCCTGAGCACCTGCGGCCGGCACATGTCTGCTCACCGCGTGTCAGGGGCGCTGGCTCGGGTCCTAGAAGGTATACCCACAGGCCACACGCTGACAGCCGAGCTGATGGCCCACCCTGGCTACCCCAGTGTGCCTCCAACCGGGGGCTGCGGTGAGGGCCCCGACGCTTTTTCCTGCTCCTGGGAGCGGCTGCATGAGCTGCGTGTCCTCACCACGCCCACACTGTGGGCTCGGCTTGCCCAGGATGGCGTGCAGCTGTGCGCCCTCCTCGACCTAGACTCCAAGAGACCCGGGGAGGGCGTCCCTGGTGAAGCCACTCTGGAAACCTTCCTGGagccctccccaccctcaccctga
- the CCDC116 gene encoding coiled-coil domain-containing protein 116 isoform X1: MEAWGDPHAISPPSAERNPRLHCRTKERSWAVGRATRTMASCRHHSGYLADDEAGHTAYMARVQPPKKPLLPEMGQASKLGHMPHPPSMYGPSGSSGLRGHRRNLRGLQPFGSFLDFLVEGQVLDSLQTVVEEATERMATVKTEAGVPLVEVQDPIEVPRAGRRVRARPSLSTVHRHRARPSLCTGRPNNYPSCSSSVSDSHSSFTAGWLGSRCPDSDLGARGLGPLPPVRDKLLLEKNLKRLLRLEQRGKCLGQSSSQRNSLLWDSLGSQASSQWTPEQPLSWFSGLLGSSSGTPEASDLGPGEQELSFLKQEFNKEIKSLLSQPASLNLPGYCSLLEPHQTLGFLAEHHLFPALQNVVSQAVDKFSNARRHNGCPLFPTEWEFPGVRIPTTEPNSGPTSGSKLPIPTDQEEPCESLHTIPSSLKMVHRKSIKYGGRGKLKEGASPVSNAQVATRFSLKVTPTEEPKVPSPHPRQEVPDQDPEVQRPPVPASGPLCSSQRPRPWRRLHLSLPAPGITVEVPSSQTHLTTGGTAPLASPCPLSSHHHPVFSPLASLSPEYRFLKKKPLPSISSKSTMSHLSSPWYEELVNYLMEQSVSLLVYKYKFEKNLTEQLGFISFPVTEVLMDLFLGFKKVKGSRIRLSSKIDWSCLLRKLEEAEWARPVSWQTQHDASHLGSSQHSRESPSTLPQPATDMDQDEATEPGLDAELADPQLLTPEKDPTAEEEEAASLLQAKLSTPSSSGMGSNPSEQAEDMEDSRSSEDGEEDNHNFFGDQGEPWGPPKAQVEAKVSHSTEAGHGDPP, from the exons ATGGAGGCCTGGGGGGACCCTCACGCCATCTCCCCGCCCAGTGCAGAGAGGAATCCGCGGCTGCACTGCAGAACCAAAGAGAGGAGTTGGGCAGTGGGCCGGGCCACCCGCACTATGGCCAGCTGCCGCCATCACTCGGGATACTTGGCCGACGATGAGGCGGGCCACACTGCGTACATGGCCCGG GTGCAGCCACCCAAGAAGCCACTGTTGCCGGAAATGGGGCAAGCCTCCAAGCTGGGCCACATGCCACACCCACCGTCGATGTATGGCCCCTCAGGCAGCTCAGGGCTCCGTGGCCACCGCCGAAACCTGAGAGGCCTGCAGCCCTTTGGTAGCTTTCTGGATTTCCTTGTCGAGGGCCAGGTCCTGGACAGCCTGCAGACGGTGGTGGAGGAGGCAACTGAGCGCATGGCCACTGTGAAGACAGAGGCCGGGGTGCCGCTGGTGGAGGTGCAGGACCCTATAGAGGTGCCGAGGGCGGGGCGGCGGGTGCGTGCCCGGCCAAGCCTCAGTACCGTGCACCGGCACCGTGCCCGGCCCAGCCTCTGCACCGGGCGCCCCAACAACTACCCATCCTGCTCCAGCTCTGTGTCTGACTCCCATAGCAGCTTCACAGCCGGCTGGTTGGGCTCCCGCTGCCCAGACAGTGACTTGGGAGCCCGTGGCTTGGGCCCACTGCCGCCCGTGAGGGACAAACTCCTGCTGGAGAAGAACCTCAAACGGCTGCTgcggctggagcagagaggg AAATGCCTGGGGCAGTCCTCCTCCCAGAGGAACTCTCTGCTGTGGGACTCGCTGGGCAGCCAGGCCAGCAGCCAGTGGACCCCGGAGCAGCCCCtgtcctggttctcaggcctgcTGGGCTCAAGCTCAGGCACGCCTGAGGCATCAGACCTGGGGCCTGGAGAGCAGGAGCTGAGCTTCCTCAAGCAAGAGTTCAACAAGGAGATCAAGTCCTTGCTGAGCCAGCCGGCATCGCTCAACCTACCAGGCTACTGTTCCCTCCTCGAGCCCCATCAGACCCTGGGCTTCCTGGCCGAGCACCACCTCTTCCCCGCCCTGCAGAATGTGGTCAGCCAGGCTGTGGATAAGTTTAGCAATGCCCGCCGCCACAATGGCTGCCCTCTCTTCCCAACAGAATGGGAATTCCCTGGGGTCAGAATTCCCACGACAGAGCCCAACTCTGGCCCAACATCAGGCTCCAAGCTGCCCATACCCACCGACCAGGAGGAACCCTGCGAGTCTCTCCACACCATACCCTCCAGCCTCAAGATGGTTCATAGAAAGAGCATCAAATACGGAGGACGGGGCAAGCTCAAGGAAGGTGCTTCCCCCGTGTCTAATGCCCAAGTGGCCACCAGGTTCAGTCTCAAGGTGACACCCACAGAAGAGCCCAAagtcccctcaccccaccccaggcaaGAGGTGCCCGACCAGGACCCTGAAGTACAGAGACCACCTGTGCCTGCTTCTGGGCCCCTGTGCTCCAGCCAGAGGCCCCGGCCCTGGCGGAGACTGCATCTCAGCCTGCCCGCCCCGGGGATCACTGTGGAAGTGCCCTCCAGCCAGACCCACCTGACCACCGGGGGCACAGCTCCACTTGCCTCCccttgccctctctcctcccaccaccaccctgTATTCTCACCACTCGCCTCCTTG AGCCCCGAGTACAGGTTCCTGAAGAAGAAGCCGCTGCCCTCCATCTCGTCCAAGTCAACCATGTcccacctctccagcccctggtatGAGGAGCTCGTTAACTACTTGATGGAGCAGTCCGTCTCCTTGCTCGTCTACAAGTACAAATTTGAGAAGAACCTTACCGAGCAGCTGGGCTTCATCTCCTTCCCTGTCACTGAGGTGCTCATGGACCTCTTCCTGGGCTTCAAGAAGGTGAAGGGCTCCCGCATCCGCCTGTCCTCGAAGATTGACTGGAGCTGCCTGCTGCGCAAGCTCGAGGAGGCTGAATGGGCCCGGCCGGTGTCCTGGCAGACCCAGCACGACGCCTCCCACCTCGGCTCCTCCCAGCATAGCAGAGAGTCCCCCTCCACGCTGCCCCAGCCGGCCACCGACATGGATCAGGATGAGGCCACAGAGCCTGGCCTCGATGCTGAGTTGGCAGACCCCCAGCTGCTCACCCCCGAGAAGGATCCTACAGCTGAAGAGGAGGAGGCCGCGAGCCTGCTGCAGGCCAAGCTCTCCACACCCTCCAGCAGTGGCATGGGCTCCAATCCGTCTGAGCAGGCAGAGGACATGGAGGACAGCCGGAGCAGTGAGGATGGCGAGGAGGACAACCACAACTTCTTTGGGGACCAGGGTGAGCCCTGGGGCCCCCCCAAGGCTCAAGTGGAGGCCAAGGTCAGCCACTCCACAGAAGCAGGCCACGGTGACCCCCCGTGA
- the CCDC116 gene encoding coiled-coil domain-containing protein 116 isoform X2 codes for MASCRHHSGYLADDEAGHTAYMARVQPPKKPLLPEMGQASKLGHMPHPPSMYGPSGSSGLRGHRRNLRGLQPFGSFLDFLVEGQVLDSLQTVVEEATERMATVKTEAGVPLVEVQDPIEVPRAGRRVRARPSLSTVHRHRARPSLCTGRPNNYPSCSSSVSDSHSSFTAGWLGSRCPDSDLGARGLGPLPPVRDKLLLEKNLKRLLRLEQRGKCLGQSSSQRNSLLWDSLGSQASSQWTPEQPLSWFSGLLGSSSGTPEASDLGPGEQELSFLKQEFNKEIKSLLSQPASLNLPGYCSLLEPHQTLGFLAEHHLFPALQNVVSQAVDKFSNARRHNGCPLFPTEWEFPGVRIPTTEPNSGPTSGSKLPIPTDQEEPCESLHTIPSSLKMVHRKSIKYGGRGKLKEGASPVSNAQVATRFSLKVTPTEEPKVPSPHPRQEVPDQDPEVQRPPVPASGPLCSSQRPRPWRRLHLSLPAPGITVEVPSSQTHLTTGGTAPLASPCPLSSHHHPVFSPLASLSPEYRFLKKKPLPSISSKSTMSHLSSPWYEELVNYLMEQSVSLLVYKYKFEKNLTEQLGFISFPVTEVLMDLFLGFKKVKGSRIRLSSKIDWSCLLRKLEEAEWARPVSWQTQHDASHLGSSQHSRESPSTLPQPATDMDQDEATEPGLDAELADPQLLTPEKDPTAEEEEAASLLQAKLSTPSSSGMGSNPSEQAEDMEDSRSSEDGEEDNHNFFGDQGEPWGPPKAQVEAKVSHSTEAGHGDPP; via the exons ATGGCCAGCTGCCGCCATCACTCGGGATACTTGGCCGACGATGAGGCGGGCCACACTGCGTACATGGCCCGG GTGCAGCCACCCAAGAAGCCACTGTTGCCGGAAATGGGGCAAGCCTCCAAGCTGGGCCACATGCCACACCCACCGTCGATGTATGGCCCCTCAGGCAGCTCAGGGCTCCGTGGCCACCGCCGAAACCTGAGAGGCCTGCAGCCCTTTGGTAGCTTTCTGGATTTCCTTGTCGAGGGCCAGGTCCTGGACAGCCTGCAGACGGTGGTGGAGGAGGCAACTGAGCGCATGGCCACTGTGAAGACAGAGGCCGGGGTGCCGCTGGTGGAGGTGCAGGACCCTATAGAGGTGCCGAGGGCGGGGCGGCGGGTGCGTGCCCGGCCAAGCCTCAGTACCGTGCACCGGCACCGTGCCCGGCCCAGCCTCTGCACCGGGCGCCCCAACAACTACCCATCCTGCTCCAGCTCTGTGTCTGACTCCCATAGCAGCTTCACAGCCGGCTGGTTGGGCTCCCGCTGCCCAGACAGTGACTTGGGAGCCCGTGGCTTGGGCCCACTGCCGCCCGTGAGGGACAAACTCCTGCTGGAGAAGAACCTCAAACGGCTGCTgcggctggagcagagaggg AAATGCCTGGGGCAGTCCTCCTCCCAGAGGAACTCTCTGCTGTGGGACTCGCTGGGCAGCCAGGCCAGCAGCCAGTGGACCCCGGAGCAGCCCCtgtcctggttctcaggcctgcTGGGCTCAAGCTCAGGCACGCCTGAGGCATCAGACCTGGGGCCTGGAGAGCAGGAGCTGAGCTTCCTCAAGCAAGAGTTCAACAAGGAGATCAAGTCCTTGCTGAGCCAGCCGGCATCGCTCAACCTACCAGGCTACTGTTCCCTCCTCGAGCCCCATCAGACCCTGGGCTTCCTGGCCGAGCACCACCTCTTCCCCGCCCTGCAGAATGTGGTCAGCCAGGCTGTGGATAAGTTTAGCAATGCCCGCCGCCACAATGGCTGCCCTCTCTTCCCAACAGAATGGGAATTCCCTGGGGTCAGAATTCCCACGACAGAGCCCAACTCTGGCCCAACATCAGGCTCCAAGCTGCCCATACCCACCGACCAGGAGGAACCCTGCGAGTCTCTCCACACCATACCCTCCAGCCTCAAGATGGTTCATAGAAAGAGCATCAAATACGGAGGACGGGGCAAGCTCAAGGAAGGTGCTTCCCCCGTGTCTAATGCCCAAGTGGCCACCAGGTTCAGTCTCAAGGTGACACCCACAGAAGAGCCCAAagtcccctcaccccaccccaggcaaGAGGTGCCCGACCAGGACCCTGAAGTACAGAGACCACCTGTGCCTGCTTCTGGGCCCCTGTGCTCCAGCCAGAGGCCCCGGCCCTGGCGGAGACTGCATCTCAGCCTGCCCGCCCCGGGGATCACTGTGGAAGTGCCCTCCAGCCAGACCCACCTGACCACCGGGGGCACAGCTCCACTTGCCTCCccttgccctctctcctcccaccaccaccctgTATTCTCACCACTCGCCTCCTTG AGCCCCGAGTACAGGTTCCTGAAGAAGAAGCCGCTGCCCTCCATCTCGTCCAAGTCAACCATGTcccacctctccagcccctggtatGAGGAGCTCGTTAACTACTTGATGGAGCAGTCCGTCTCCTTGCTCGTCTACAAGTACAAATTTGAGAAGAACCTTACCGAGCAGCTGGGCTTCATCTCCTTCCCTGTCACTGAGGTGCTCATGGACCTCTTCCTGGGCTTCAAGAAGGTGAAGGGCTCCCGCATCCGCCTGTCCTCGAAGATTGACTGGAGCTGCCTGCTGCGCAAGCTCGAGGAGGCTGAATGGGCCCGGCCGGTGTCCTGGCAGACCCAGCACGACGCCTCCCACCTCGGCTCCTCCCAGCATAGCAGAGAGTCCCCCTCCACGCTGCCCCAGCCGGCCACCGACATGGATCAGGATGAGGCCACAGAGCCTGGCCTCGATGCTGAGTTGGCAGACCCCCAGCTGCTCACCCCCGAGAAGGATCCTACAGCTGAAGAGGAGGAGGCCGCGAGCCTGCTGCAGGCCAAGCTCTCCACACCCTCCAGCAGTGGCATGGGCTCCAATCCGTCTGAGCAGGCAGAGGACATGGAGGACAGCCGGAGCAGTGAGGATGGCGAGGAGGACAACCACAACTTCTTTGGGGACCAGGGTGAGCCCTGGGGCCCCCCCAAGGCTCAAGTGGAGGCCAAGGTCAGCCACTCCACAGAAGCAGGCCACGGTGACCCCCCGTGA
- the YDJC gene encoding carbohydrate deacetylase isoform X2: protein MARPRVRLVVTADDFGYCPRRDEGIVEAFLAGAVTSVSLLVNGAAAESAAELARRHHIPTGLHANLSEGRPVGPARHGTSSLLSPEGFFLGKMGFREAVAAGDVDMPQVREELEAQLSRFRELLGSDPTHVDGHQHVHVLPGVCQVFAEALQVCGVRFTRLPLERGVGGCTWLEAPARAFACAVERDARAAVGPFSRHGLSLALPTAVLLVPAADALASTGGLMPSWA from the exons ATGGCCCGGCCGCGCGTGCGGCTGGTCGTCACCGCGGACGACTTTGGTTACTGCCCGCGGCGCGATGAGGGCATCGTAGAGGCCTTCCTGGCGGGGGCTGTGACCAGCGTGTCCCTGCTGGTCAACGGCGCGGCCGCGGAGAGCGCGGCGGAGCTGGCCCGCAG GCACCACATCCCCACGGGCCTCCACGCCAACCTGTCCGAGGGCCGCCCGGTGGGCCCAGCCCGCCACGGCACCTCGTCGCTGCTCAGCCCCGAAGGCTTCTTCCTCGGCAAGATGGGGTTCCGGGAGGCAGTGGCGGCCGGAGACGTGGACATGCCCCAG GTGCGGGAAGAGCTGGAGGCCCAGCTGAGCCGCTTCCGGGAATTACTGGGCAGTGACCCCACTCACGTGGACGGGCACCAGCACGTCCACGTGCTCCCAG GCGTGTGCCAGGTGTTCGCCGAGGCGCTGCAGGTCTGCGGGGTGCGCTTCACACGGCTGCCGCTGGAGCGCGGCGTCGGCGGCTGCACCTGGCTCGAGGCCCCTGCTCGCGCCTTCGCCTGCGCGGTGGAGCGCGACGCTCGGGCCGCCGTGGGCCCCTTCTCCCGCCACGGCCTAAG TCTAGCCCTGCCCACCGCAGTCCTGCTGGTCCCTGCCGCTGATGCCCTGGCATCCACAGGTGGACTGATGCCTTCGTGGGCCTGA